The Deltaproteobacteria bacterium genome includes the window TCAGCAGCAGCGGGAGGGCAAAAGCCAGATACAGGCTCCTGTAGTCCCTTATCAGGTGGTAAAACTCCTTACGGGTGATGGCTTGAATATTTCTGAGTTTCAATTTTTCCCCTTGGACATGAGGGTGATAAAGGCATCGTTTAAGTCAGCATCGGGACGATCTGGGCATACCGCGGCAATAATTTCCGGCGGACTGCCGACGGCGACGATTCTTCCCTCATTGATCATGACAATCCGCTCGCAATGTCGGGCTTCGTCCATATAGTGCGTGGTAACGAATACGGTGATTCCCTCCCCGGCCAGTTTACGGATGAAATCCCAGAAATGCTGACGCGTTATGGGATCAACACCTGAAGTAGGTTCATCCAGAAAGAGGATGTCCGGTTGGTGGAGGAGGGCACAGCCCAGGGCCAGACGCTGGCGCCATCCGGACGGCAACTCCCTGGTATAACGGTTACGGACCTCCTGAAGCCGTGTTATATCCAGGATCCACTCAATCCGATCCTTCCA containing:
- a CDS encoding ABC transporter ATP-binding protein, giving the protein MIPSNADAISVNDLEKRFGAFVAVNKISFSVKRGEIFGFLGPNGSGKSTTIRMLCGILTPTSGQGQVAGHDIFKESEEIKKSIGYMSQKFSLYEDLSPYENIRFYLGIYAVPQDQWKDRIEWILDITRLQEVRNRYTRELPSGWRQRLALGCALLHQPDILFLDEPTSGVDPITRQHFWDFIRKLAGEGITVFVTTHYMDEARHCERIVMINEGRIVAVGSPPEIIAAVCPDRPDADLNDAFITLMSKGKN